The following are encoded together in the Streptomyces rapamycinicus NRRL 5491 genome:
- a CDS encoding 5'-3' exonuclease: MLLDTASLYFRAYFGVPDSVRAPDGTPVNAVRGLLDFIARLVQDHRPDDLVACMDFDWRPAWRVALIPTYKAHRVAEEAPEGAGVDQEEVPDTLSPQVPVIDEVLDAIGIARVGAADYEADDVIGTLTGRAAGPVDIVTGDRDLFQLVDDERGVRVLYPVKGVGTLQLVDESYVREKYGVTGRGYAELALLRGDPSDGLPGVPGVGEKTAAKLLAAHGDLAGIMAAVDDPAAKLTPAQRKRLAEARAYVEVAPKVVRVASDVALPAFDPALPRTPRDPGAVAALAERWGLGGSLRRLLSTLEE, from the coding sequence ATGCTCCTCGACACCGCCTCTCTCTACTTCCGAGCCTATTTCGGGGTCCCGGACTCGGTCCGGGCCCCCGACGGCACGCCGGTGAACGCCGTGCGGGGGCTCCTGGACTTCATCGCCCGGCTCGTCCAGGACCACCGCCCGGACGACCTGGTGGCCTGCATGGACTTCGACTGGCGCCCGGCCTGGCGGGTCGCCCTGATCCCCACCTACAAGGCCCACCGGGTGGCCGAGGAGGCCCCGGAGGGGGCCGGGGTGGACCAGGAGGAGGTGCCGGACACCCTCTCCCCGCAGGTCCCGGTGATCGACGAGGTGCTGGACGCGATCGGCATCGCCCGGGTCGGCGCCGCGGACTACGAGGCCGACGATGTGATCGGCACGCTCACCGGCCGGGCGGCCGGCCCGGTCGACATCGTCACCGGCGACCGCGATCTGTTCCAGCTGGTGGACGACGAGCGCGGGGTGCGGGTGCTCTACCCCGTCAAGGGCGTGGGCACCCTGCAGCTCGTCGACGAGTCCTATGTGCGCGAGAAGTACGGAGTGACCGGCCGGGGGTACGCGGAGCTGGCGCTGCTGCGCGGCGACCCCAGCGACGGCCTGCCGGGGGTGCCAGGCGTCGGCGAGAAGACCGCCGCCAAGCTGCTGGCCGCCCATGGTGACCTGGCCGGGATCATGGCCGCCGTCGACGACCCCGCCGCCAAGCTGACCCCCGCCCAGCGCAAGCGGCTGGCCGAGGCGCGGGCGTATGTCGAGGTCGCCCCGAAGGTGGTCCGTGTCGCCTCGGACGTGGCGCTTCCCGCCTTCGACCCGGCGCTGCCGAGGACGCCGCGCGACCCTGGAGCCGTGGCGGCGCTGGCGGAGCGCTGGGGATTGGGCGGATCTTTGCGCAGGTTGCTGTCCACTCTTGAGGAATGA
- a CDS encoding virginiamycin B lyase family protein, giving the protein MLDRIGRWLADPVRVFTVSDPEAGPYALTGGPDGALWFTLVHQGAIGRRDADGRITVHSVGAKPTMIAQGPDGALWFSEYGTHRIGRIEADGTTSSFAPPTADGGPYGIAAGPDGAIWFTLSAADRIGRITMDGGITEYPAPGAFPSAMAAGPDGAMWFTLNQGNAIGRIAMDGHTTAHPLPTEAAAPVGLAQGPDGALWFTEIGAGQIGRVTVDGTVTEYPLPDRQARPHAITSGPDGALWFTEWGRGGVGRITTDGRITAYDLPRADCEPHGIAAHDGALWCALETGALARLDVPR; this is encoded by the coding sequence CTGCTGGACCGGATCGGCCGGTGGCTCGCCGACCCGGTCCGCGTCTTCACCGTCAGCGACCCGGAAGCGGGTCCCTACGCGCTCACCGGCGGCCCCGACGGCGCCCTGTGGTTCACGCTGGTCCACCAGGGCGCGATCGGCCGCAGGGACGCCGACGGCCGGATCACCGTCCACTCCGTCGGAGCCAAGCCGACGATGATCGCCCAAGGGCCCGATGGCGCCCTGTGGTTCAGCGAGTACGGCACCCACCGCATCGGCCGGATCGAGGCGGACGGCACGACCTCCTCCTTCGCCCCGCCGACCGCCGACGGCGGGCCGTACGGGATCGCCGCGGGCCCGGACGGGGCCATATGGTTCACGCTGTCGGCCGCCGACCGCATCGGGCGGATCACCATGGACGGCGGCATCACCGAGTACCCCGCGCCCGGAGCCTTCCCGTCCGCCATGGCGGCGGGGCCCGACGGCGCCATGTGGTTCACCCTCAACCAGGGCAACGCCATCGGCCGGATCGCCATGGACGGCCATACGACCGCCCACCCCCTGCCCACCGAGGCCGCCGCGCCGGTGGGCCTCGCCCAAGGGCCGGACGGCGCCCTGTGGTTCACCGAGATCGGCGCGGGCCAGATCGGCCGCGTCACGGTGGACGGAACCGTCACCGAGTACCCGCTGCCCGACCGGCAGGCCCGGCCGCACGCCATCACCAGCGGCCCGGACGGGGCGCTGTGGTTCACCGAATGGGGCCGCGGCGGGGTCGGACGCATCACCACGGACGGCCGGATCACGGCGTACGACCTGCCCCGAGCCGACTGCGAACCGCACGGAATCGCCGCGCACGACGGCGCGCTGTGGTGCGCCCTGGAGACGGGAGCACTGGCCAGGCTCGACGTCCCCCGGTGA
- a CDS encoding quaternary amine ABC transporter ATP-binding protein, translating to MAKLRAEHLYKVFGRRPDEAVAQLEGGADREELRANGTTAAVIDASFAVEAGQIFVVMGLSGSGKSTLLRMLNGLLEPTAGRVLFDDDDLTALTPRGLREVRSRKISMVFQHFALFPHRSVLENAAYGLEVQAVPREERIRRATEALELVGLAGWEKSWPDELSGGMQQRVGLARALATDADMLLMDESFSALDPLIRRDMQDQLLQLQKRLKKTIVFITHDLNEAMRLGDHIAVMRDGQIVQIGTAEDILVTPANDYVASFTQDVDRSRVLTAGAIMSEPDEVLGTKTDDGTTLRTAEDVLAAAPATVTEGTPIIELFQPCSRSGVAVAVIGDDGALTGVVTRARLLAALGEPDGGPDGAQPPSGGSPDAPETTKKVITGA from the coding sequence GTGGCCAAATTGCGAGCCGAGCACCTGTACAAGGTGTTCGGCAGACGACCCGATGAGGCGGTGGCGCAGCTGGAAGGCGGCGCGGACCGCGAGGAGCTCCGAGCGAACGGTACGACCGCAGCGGTCATCGATGCCTCCTTCGCCGTCGAGGCGGGCCAGATCTTCGTCGTCATGGGTCTGTCCGGGTCCGGCAAGTCCACCCTGCTGCGGATGCTGAACGGGCTGCTGGAGCCGACCGCGGGGCGCGTGCTCTTCGACGACGACGACCTGACCGCGCTCACCCCCAGGGGTCTGCGCGAGGTCCGGTCCCGCAAGATCAGCATGGTCTTCCAGCACTTCGCCCTCTTCCCGCACCGCAGCGTCCTGGAGAACGCCGCCTACGGCCTCGAGGTGCAGGCCGTGCCGCGCGAGGAGCGCATCCGGCGCGCCACCGAGGCGCTGGAGCTGGTGGGCCTGGCCGGCTGGGAGAAGTCCTGGCCCGACGAGCTCTCCGGCGGTATGCAGCAGCGCGTCGGCCTCGCCCGGGCCCTGGCCACCGACGCCGACATGCTGCTGATGGACGAGTCCTTCAGCGCGCTGGACCCGCTGATCCGCCGCGATATGCAGGATCAGCTGCTCCAGCTCCAGAAGCGGCTCAAGAAGACCATCGTCTTCATCACCCACGACCTGAACGAGGCCATGCGGCTCGGCGACCACATCGCCGTGATGCGCGACGGCCAGATCGTCCAGATCGGCACCGCCGAGGACATCCTGGTCACCCCCGCCAACGACTACGTCGCCTCCTTCACCCAGGACGTGGACCGCAGCCGGGTGCTCACCGCCGGCGCGATCATGTCCGAGCCGGACGAGGTGCTGGGCACCAAGACCGACGACGGCACCACGCTCCGCACCGCGGAGGACGTGCTGGCCGCCGCGCCCGCCACCGTCACCGAGGGAACCCCGATCATCGAGCTGTTCCAGCCCTGCTCGCGCAGCGGCGTCGCGGTCGCCGTGATCGGCGACGACGGCGCGCTCACCGGCGTCGTCACCCGCGCCCGGCTGCTCGCCGCCCTCGGCGAGCCGGACGGCGGGCCCGACGGGGCCCAGCCGCCGTCCGGTGGCTCTCCGGACGCGCCCGAGACCACCAAGAAGGTGATCACCGGTGCCTAG
- a CDS encoding helical backbone metal receptor, translating into MSTRTPVRRVVSLVPSLTEAVAATAPELLAGATDWCTHPPGLTAERIGGTKNPDTARIAALAPDLVIANEEENRPSDLAALRAAGLDVLVTEVRTLEQAFTELERVLVRGCGLARPGWLDEAEAAWADARAGGTVRHAVVPVWRRPWMVLGRDTFAGDVLARLGVRHLYSSHPERYPRIPIQELTAGEADLVVLPDEPYRFTADDGPEAFPGLPAALVSGRHLTWYGPSLAEAPAVLTAALSAAR; encoded by the coding sequence ATGAGCACTCGTACCCCTGTACGGCGCGTGGTGTCCCTCGTGCCCTCGCTCACCGAGGCCGTCGCCGCCACCGCGCCGGAGCTGCTGGCCGGGGCGACGGACTGGTGCACCCATCCGCCCGGCCTCACCGCGGAGCGGATCGGCGGCACCAAGAACCCCGACACCGCCCGGATCGCCGCCCTCGCCCCCGACCTCGTGATCGCCAACGAGGAGGAGAACCGCCCCTCCGACCTCGCCGCGCTGCGCGCCGCCGGTCTCGACGTCCTGGTGACCGAAGTGCGCACCCTGGAACAGGCGTTCACCGAGCTGGAACGGGTCCTGGTGCGCGGCTGCGGACTGGCCCGGCCCGGCTGGCTGGACGAGGCCGAGGCCGCCTGGGCGGACGCACGGGCCGGTGGCACGGTGCGGCACGCCGTCGTACCGGTGTGGCGGCGTCCGTGGATGGTGCTGGGCCGGGACACCTTCGCCGGGGACGTCCTGGCCCGGCTGGGCGTACGGCACCTCTACAGCTCGCATCCCGAGCGCTATCCCCGGATCCCGATCCAGGAGCTGACGGCGGGGGAGGCGGATCTGGTGGTGCTGCCCGACGAGCCGTACCGCTTCACGGCCGACGACGGCCCCGAGGCGTTCCCCGGCCTCCCGGCGGCCCTGGTCAGCGGCCGTCACCTCACCTGGTACGGCCCCTCGCTGGCGGAGGCGCCCGCCGTCCTTACGGCCGCGTTGTCGGCGGCGCGCTGA
- a CDS encoding ABC transporter permease/substrate binding protein → MPRLQLGDWINSGVNWLRDNLSWLFDFISSVVQGMYDGLNTVLSGPEPLLLAGILALLAWWLRGLLPAVLAFLGFALIDSIELWGEAMNTLALVLVAGVITIVFAVPLGIWASRNRAVSAVIRPVLDFMQTMPAFVYLIPGIFFFGLGVVPGVVATVIFSMPPGVRMTELGIRQVDAELVEAADAFGTHPRRTLMRVQLPLALPTIMAGVNQVIMLALSMVVIAGMVGAEGLGSTVFQAISSVDVAMGFEGGIAVVILAMYLDRMTSALNQRVSPLARRALAKEKVKALSGLKVLHWRPATSVAMVGVVVLALVAGGMSMFGSDDEGPKVSANVGKGQSVNIGYINWDEGVASTFLWKELLEQRGFKPKVQSYDVGALYTGMAAGNIDFETDSWLPTTHASYWSKYKSKLENLGSWYGPTSLEVAVPSYVKGVKTLEDLEKKSSTFKKKIVGIEPGAGEMKLMQDKVMPGYGLNKNFSLVKGSTAAMLSQLDRSYSKKEPIAVTLWSPHWAYDKYKLTKLKDPKGAFGKGDRIDSLARKGFSKENPQVAKWIKNFKLDEKQLTSLESAIQDAGKGKEQQGVRAWLKQNPGIANKLAPVPGGADQKGKDAGAAPMIGYFPWDEDIATTYLWKNVLERRGYKPEIKQYDVGSMFTGMSTGQVDVEFDGWLPVAQKQYWDRYKKNLVDVGSWYDKTSLEIAVPSYVKDVKSLADLKGKSGTFDGKIVGIEPGTGEMKLLKGKVLKEYGLDKEYKVSDGSSPAMLAELERSYAKKEPVAVVLWTPHWAYSKYKLTKLADPKKAFGASNQLHTLANKSFPKKFPEFNGWLKKWHMTEKELASLEQAIQDAGKGNEEKGVQKWMDAHPGIVDKMAPVAS, encoded by the coding sequence GTGCCTAGGCTTCAGCTCGGCGACTGGATCAACTCCGGCGTCAACTGGCTCCGAGACAATCTGAGCTGGCTCTTCGACTTCATCTCCAGCGTCGTCCAGGGCATGTACGACGGGTTGAACACGGTGCTCAGCGGCCCCGAGCCGCTGCTGCTCGCGGGCATCCTGGCGCTGCTCGCCTGGTGGCTGCGCGGGCTGCTGCCCGCCGTGCTCGCCTTCCTGGGATTCGCCCTCATCGACTCGATCGAGTTGTGGGGCGAGGCGATGAACACCCTCGCACTGGTGCTGGTCGCCGGTGTGATCACCATCGTGTTCGCGGTGCCGCTCGGCATCTGGGCCTCGCGCAACCGCGCGGTGAGCGCCGTGATCCGTCCGGTGCTGGACTTCATGCAGACGATGCCCGCCTTCGTCTACCTGATCCCCGGCATCTTCTTCTTCGGCCTCGGGGTGGTCCCCGGTGTCGTCGCCACCGTCATCTTCTCGATGCCTCCGGGCGTCCGCATGACGGAGCTGGGTATCCGGCAGGTGGATGCGGAGCTGGTCGAGGCGGCCGACGCCTTCGGCACCCATCCGCGCCGCACCCTGATGCGCGTCCAGCTTCCGCTGGCCCTGCCCACCATCATGGCGGGCGTCAACCAGGTGATCATGCTGGCACTGTCCATGGTCGTCATCGCCGGTATGGTCGGCGCCGAGGGCCTGGGCTCCACCGTCTTCCAGGCGATCAGCTCCGTCGACGTCGCCATGGGCTTCGAGGGCGGCATCGCGGTGGTCATCCTGGCCATGTACCTGGACCGGATGACCAGCGCGCTCAATCAGCGCGTCTCCCCGCTGGCCCGCCGCGCGCTGGCCAAGGAGAAGGTCAAGGCGCTCAGCGGTCTGAAGGTGCTGCACTGGCGCCCCGCGACCTCCGTCGCCATGGTCGGCGTGGTCGTCCTGGCGCTGGTCGCCGGCGGCATGAGCATGTTCGGCAGCGACGACGAGGGCCCCAAGGTCTCCGCCAACGTCGGCAAGGGCCAGTCGGTCAACATCGGCTACATCAACTGGGACGAGGGCGTCGCTTCCACCTTCCTGTGGAAGGAACTCCTGGAGCAGCGCGGCTTCAAGCCCAAGGTGCAGTCGTACGACGTCGGCGCGCTGTACACCGGTATGGCCGCGGGCAACATCGACTTCGAGACGGACTCCTGGCTGCCCACCACCCACGCCTCGTACTGGTCGAAGTACAAGAGCAAGCTGGAGAACCTCGGCTCCTGGTACGGCCCCACCTCCCTGGAGGTCGCGGTCCCCTCGTACGTCAAGGGTGTGAAGACCCTTGAGGACCTCGAGAAGAAGTCCAGCACCTTCAAGAAGAAGATCGTCGGCATCGAGCCCGGTGCCGGTGAGATGAAGCTGATGCAGGACAAGGTCATGCCGGGCTACGGGCTGAACAAGAACTTCAGCCTGGTCAAGGGCTCCACCGCGGCCATGCTCTCGCAGCTGGACCGCTCCTACTCCAAGAAGGAGCCGATCGCGGTCACCCTGTGGTCCCCGCACTGGGCGTACGACAAGTACAAGCTCACCAAGCTGAAGGACCCCAAGGGCGCCTTCGGCAAGGGCGACCGCATCGACTCCCTCGCGCGCAAGGGCTTCTCCAAGGAGAACCCGCAGGTCGCCAAGTGGATCAAGAACTTCAAGCTGGACGAGAAGCAGCTCACCAGCCTGGAGTCGGCCATCCAGGACGCCGGTAAGGGCAAGGAGCAGCAGGGCGTGCGCGCCTGGCTGAAGCAGAACCCGGGCATCGCCAACAAGCTCGCCCCGGTGCCCGGCGGCGCCGACCAGAAGGGCAAGGACGCGGGCGCCGCGCCGATGATCGGCTACTTCCCGTGGGACGAGGACATCGCCACCACCTACCTGTGGAAGAACGTCCTCGAACGGCGTGGCTACAAGCCGGAGATCAAGCAGTACGACGTCGGCTCGATGTTCACCGGTATGAGCACCGGACAGGTCGACGTCGAGTTCGACGGCTGGCTACCGGTCGCCCAGAAGCAGTACTGGGACAGATACAAGAAGAACCTGGTCGACGTCGGGTCGTGGTACGACAAGACCTCTCTGGAGATCGCGGTGCCGTCCTACGTCAAGGACGTGAAGTCGCTCGCCGACCTCAAGGGGAAGTCCGGCACCTTCGACGGCAAGATCGTCGGTATCGAACCCGGGACCGGTGAGATGAAGCTCCTGAAGGGCAAGGTGCTCAAGGAGTACGGCCTGGACAAGGAGTACAAGGTCAGTGACGGCTCCTCGCCGGCGATGCTGGCCGAGCTGGAGCGGTCGTACGCCAAGAAGGAGCCGGTGGCCGTGGTCCTGTGGACCCCGCACTGGGCCTACAGCAAGTACAAGCTGACCAAGCTCGCCGACCCGAAGAAGGCGTTCGGGGCCAGCAACCAGCTCCACACTCTCGCCAACAAGTCCTTCCCGAAGAAGTTCCCCGAGTTCAACGGGTGGCTGAAGAAGTGGCACATGACCGAGAAGGAGCTGGCGAGCCTGGAGCAGGCCATCCAGGACGCCGGTAAGGGCAACGAGGAGAAGGGCGTCCAGAAGTGGATGGACGCCCACCCCGGCATCGTCGACAAGATGGCGCCGGTGGCTTCCTGA
- a CDS encoding TROVE domain-containing protein: protein MTKFNRVLRRTRATTTTYEGGAAVTRDSKSELVLLAVVNMAGEQTFYEPSGDRDDRFRTLVRTVAVEDADWTARFIGWLRAEALMRTAALVAAAEAVAARLAAGLHGGNRPIVAAACLRADEPGEFLAYWTAHHGRALPKPVKRGLADAVRRLYSERSLLKYDTESHGFRFADVLELVHAAPDPDKPWQSELFRHAIDRRHQRDAAPPVSLRTLRARARLTALPQWERRAVLERPDAADALRTAGMTWEALAGWLQGPMDAPAWQAVLPSMGYMALLRNLRNFDQAGLPDAVAERFAARLADPAEVARSRQFPYRFLSAYRAAPSLRWGHALDRALTASTAAVPALPGRTLVLVDTSGSMQTQVSSRSQVRHVDVGALFGVALAHRGCQVDLVGFASGHFGHRLTPGGSVLRDIEAFCGRIGEVGHGTETGAALRAAYRGHDRVVIVSDMQAFAEARRGRSAPVSEAVPARVPVFGVNTTGYAATSIDTGRPNRYEIGGFSDKLFTMVGLLSEGCGGDGGDGGGHGGHGGHGGRTVWPWETPQEAA from the coding sequence ATGACCAAGTTCAACCGCGTCCTCCGGCGCACCAGGGCCACGACGACCACCTACGAGGGCGGCGCCGCCGTCACCCGCGACAGCAAGTCCGAACTGGTGCTGCTGGCCGTGGTGAACATGGCCGGCGAGCAGACCTTCTACGAGCCCTCCGGCGACCGCGACGACCGCTTCCGCACTCTCGTCCGCACCGTCGCCGTCGAGGACGCCGACTGGACCGCCCGTTTCATCGGCTGGCTGCGCGCCGAGGCCCTCATGCGCACCGCGGCGCTGGTCGCCGCGGCCGAGGCCGTCGCGGCACGTCTCGCGGCCGGGCTGCACGGCGGCAACCGTCCCATCGTCGCCGCCGCGTGTCTGCGCGCCGACGAGCCCGGTGAGTTCCTCGCCTACTGGACCGCCCACCACGGCCGCGCGCTGCCCAAGCCGGTCAAGCGCGGCCTCGCCGACGCCGTCCGCCGCCTCTACTCCGAGCGCTCGCTGCTCAAGTACGACACCGAGAGCCACGGCTTCCGCTTCGCCGACGTCCTGGAACTGGTGCACGCCGCCCCGGACCCCGACAAGCCGTGGCAGAGCGAGCTGTTCCGGCACGCCATCGACCGCCGCCACCAGCGGGACGCCGCGCCCCCGGTCTCGCTGCGCACCCTGCGCGCCCGCGCCCGGCTGACGGCCCTGCCGCAGTGGGAGCGCCGCGCCGTGCTGGAGCGGCCGGACGCCGCCGACGCGCTCCGTACGGCGGGCATGACGTGGGAGGCGCTCGCGGGCTGGCTTCAGGGGCCGATGGACGCCCCGGCCTGGCAGGCCGTGCTGCCCTCCATGGGCTACATGGCGCTGCTGCGGAATCTGCGCAACTTCGACCAGGCCGGGCTGCCGGACGCGGTCGCCGAACGGTTCGCGGCACGGCTGGCCGACCCGGCGGAGGTGGCCCGCTCCCGCCAGTTCCCGTACCGCTTCCTGTCCGCGTACCGGGCCGCGCCGTCGCTGCGCTGGGGCCACGCCCTGGACCGGGCGCTGACCGCGTCCACGGCGGCCGTCCCGGCGCTGCCGGGCCGCACCCTCGTGCTCGTCGACACCTCCGGCTCGATGCAGACGCAGGTCTCGAGCCGCTCCCAGGTGCGCCATGTGGACGTCGGCGCGCTCTTCGGGGTCGCGCTCGCGCACCGCGGCTGCCAGGTGGACCTGGTCGGCTTCGCCTCCGGGCACTTCGGCCACCGGCTGACCCCGGGCGGCTCGGTGCTCCGCGACATCGAGGCGTTCTGCGGGCGGATCGGCGAGGTCGGGCACGGCACGGAGACGGGTGCGGCGCTGCGGGCGGCCTACCGCGGCCATGACCGGGTGGTGATCGTCTCGGACATGCAGGCGTTCGCGGAGGCGCGCCGCGGCCGGTCCGCTCCGGTCTCGGAGGCCGTCCCGGCGCGGGTGCCGGTGTTCGGCGTCAACACCACCGGCTACGCGGCCACGTCCATCGACACCGGCCGGCCGAACCGGTACGAGATCGGCGGCTTCAGCGACAAGCTGTTCACGATGGTCGGGCTGCTGTCGGAGGGCTGCGGCGGCGACGGCGGCGACGGTGGGGGCCATGGCGGCCATGGCGGCCATGGCGGCCGGACCGTCTGGCCGTGGGAGACGCCGCAGGAGGCGGCGTAG